The proteins below are encoded in one region of Arenibacter algicola:
- the araA gene encoding L-arabinose isomerase, which produces MIDISKKEVWFITGSQDLYGPETLMQVADNSTKIASVLNDSVLIPVNIIYKPTVKSSDEIYETLTAANQEKNCIGIITWMHTFSPAKMWIRGLTALQKPLLHLHTQFNRDIPWDTMDMDFMNLNQAAHGDREFGFMVSRLRKNRKVVVGHWSTDRVQKKIGDWTRVAAGWDDWQGAKFARFGDNMRFVAVTDGDKVEAETKFGFSVNTYAVGDLVQIINSISNDAINQLVKEYEVSYTMMDSLLEGGENRQSLIEAARIELGLEKFLVDGNFKGFSDTFEDLHGMKQLPGIAVQRLMQKGYGFAGEGDWKTAALTRAMKVMGSGLEGGNAFMEDYTYHLDPVAPRVLGSHMLEVDPVLAANKPSCEIHPLGIGGKEDPVRLVFNGRAGDSLVAALMDFGNRFRLLINKTVGEEILEDLPNLPVARVMWKPLPDFETACTAWILGGGAHHTCYSENITVEQMEDFAEMANIESLVIDEDTTIRDFKSTIKANEAYYMFK; this is translated from the coding sequence ATGATAGATATTTCTAAAAAGGAAGTTTGGTTTATAACAGGAAGTCAGGATTTATATGGACCAGAAACATTAATGCAGGTTGCTGACAACTCCACTAAAATAGCCAGTGTATTAAATGATTCTGTATTAATTCCTGTCAATATCATCTACAAACCAACTGTAAAGTCATCAGATGAAATATATGAGACTTTGACGGCTGCAAATCAAGAAAAGAATTGTATTGGTATAATTACATGGATGCATACCTTTTCTCCGGCAAAAATGTGGATAAGGGGGTTGACCGCACTTCAAAAACCATTATTACATCTGCATACGCAATTTAATAGGGATATTCCGTGGGATACTATGGATATGGATTTTATGAACCTAAATCAGGCGGCACATGGTGACCGGGAATTTGGATTTATGGTCAGTCGCTTACGGAAAAACAGAAAAGTAGTTGTTGGCCATTGGTCAACAGACCGTGTTCAAAAGAAAATTGGGGATTGGACGCGTGTTGCAGCCGGGTGGGATGATTGGCAAGGAGCCAAATTTGCAAGGTTTGGAGACAATATGCGTTTTGTTGCCGTAACCGATGGTGATAAAGTGGAGGCAGAAACCAAGTTTGGGTTTTCTGTAAATACGTATGCGGTTGGAGATTTGGTGCAGATTATTAATTCTATTTCAAATGATGCCATAAACCAACTTGTTAAGGAATATGAGGTGTCCTATACCATGATGGATTCACTTCTTGAAGGAGGCGAAAACAGACAATCTTTAATTGAAGCAGCGCGAATAGAATTGGGGCTTGAAAAATTCTTGGTGGATGGCAATTTCAAGGGTTTCAGTGATACTTTCGAAGACCTGCACGGAATGAAACAGTTACCTGGAATAGCCGTACAACGCTTAATGCAAAAGGGTTATGGATTTGCAGGGGAAGGGGATTGGAAAACTGCCGCATTAACCCGTGCCATGAAAGTTATGGGGTCTGGTTTGGAAGGAGGAAATGCTTTTATGGAAGATTATACATATCACTTAGATCCAGTAGCTCCTAGAGTTTTAGGGTCACATATGTTGGAGGTTGATCCAGTTTTGGCAGCCAATAAACCGTCTTGTGAAATACACCCTTTAGGAATTGGAGGTAAAGAAGATCCTGTGCGCTTAGTTTTTAACGGTAGGGCCGGGGATTCGCTCGTGGCAGCCTTAATGGACTTTGGAAACCGATTCAGGTTATTAATCAATAAAACGGTCGGTGAAGAAATTCTGGAGGATTTACCAAATTTACCTGTGGCCAGAGTCATGTGGAAACCTTTACCGGATTTCGAAACTGCCTGTACGGCATGGATATTAGGTGGAGGTGCGCATCATACCTGCTACAGTGAAAATATTACGGTAGAGCAAATGGAAGATTTTGCCGAGATGGCCAATATAGAATCATTGGTAATTGACGAAGATACCACTATAAGAGACTTCAAAAGTACCATCAAAGCCAATGAAGCTTATTATATGTTTAAATAG
- a CDS encoding L-ribulose-5-phosphate 4-epimerase: MKSKFKLLKQECYEANMHLNELNLVVYTFGNVSAVDRENGVFAIKPSGIAYEALKPEDIVIVDFENNIVEGSMRPSSDTKTHAYLYKNWEDVGGIAHTHATYSVAWAQSQLDIPIFGTTHADHLTADIPCAQPMRDDLIEGNYEHNTGVQIIDCFKEKKLSYREVEMILIGNHGPFAWGKSAAKAVYNSKVLEVIAEMAYLTLQINPKAPRLKDSLIKKHYDRKHGANSYYGQ, encoded by the coding sequence ATGAAATCAAAATTTAAACTTTTAAAACAGGAATGCTACGAAGCCAATATGCATCTGAATGAATTAAATTTAGTTGTTTATACTTTTGGAAATGTAAGTGCCGTTGATAGGGAGAATGGTGTTTTTGCAATTAAACCAAGTGGGATTGCCTATGAGGCTTTAAAACCAGAGGACATAGTAATCGTTGATTTTGAAAACAATATAGTTGAAGGAAGTATGCGTCCTTCTTCGGATACAAAAACACATGCTTATCTTTATAAAAATTGGGAGGATGTAGGAGGAATTGCCCATACTCATGCGACTTACTCGGTCGCTTGGGCCCAATCCCAATTGGATATTCCAATTTTTGGAACTACACATGCCGATCATTTAACTGCGGATATTCCCTGTGCACAGCCTATGCGCGATGATCTTATAGAAGGTAATTATGAGCACAATACAGGCGTTCAAATTATTGATTGTTTCAAAGAAAAAAAACTTTCGTATAGGGAAGTAGAAATGATATTAATCGGTAATCACGGTCCATTTGCTTGGGGAAAAAGTGCAGCTAAAGCAGTTTACAATAGCAAAGTTTTGGAGGTAATTGCAGAAATGGCGTATTTAACACTGCAGATAAATCCAAAAGCCCCCAGATTAAAGGACTCATTGATAAAGAAACATTACGATCGTAAACATGGTGCCAACTCTTACTACGGTCAATAA
- a CDS encoding aldose epimerase family protein produces MRIYKGSFFNVLLVALVGLNIQCKNGKQNKSIENMSVSPKVKLTMIKSDYGTMPDGTKVEMYNLKNVKGVEMDVITYGGRITSLKVPNKNGEFENVVLGFDNLEDYLKENPFFGALIGRYGNRIAKGKFSLNNKEYTLATNDGPNHLHGGVNGFDRVVWTAQPIEREDSVTLKLTYVSRDGEEGYPGNLEVTVLYTLTNDNNVEVTYEATTDKTTIVNLTQHAYFNLTGDFNKDILGHDIVINADAYLPVDATLIPMGEIKKVEGTPFDFRKPKAIGKEIGTNNEQLILGKGYDHCWVLNGEDDTMRLVASAYDNGSGRMMEVFSDEPGIQFYTGNFLDGTLPAPSGGTFAHRTGFCLETQHFPDTPNQKDFPTVVLNPGEKYTSKTTFVFSVK; encoded by the coding sequence ATGAGAATATATAAAGGTTCCTTTTTTAATGTTTTGCTGGTAGCCCTAGTGGGCTTAAATATTCAGTGTAAAAACGGAAAACAAAATAAATCCATCGAAAACATGAGCGTTAGCCCCAAAGTAAAATTGACTATGATCAAATCGGATTACGGAACAATGCCCGATGGCACTAAGGTTGAGATGTATAATCTAAAAAATGTAAAAGGTGTTGAAATGGATGTAATTACCTACGGAGGTAGAATTACTTCATTAAAAGTTCCAAACAAAAATGGTGAGTTCGAAAATGTGGTTTTAGGCTTTGACAATTTGGAGGATTACCTAAAGGAGAATCCTTTTTTTGGTGCCCTGATAGGACGTTATGGTAACCGCATCGCTAAAGGTAAATTCTCATTGAATAATAAGGAATATACCTTAGCTACCAATGACGGTCCCAATCATTTGCACGGTGGTGTCAATGGTTTTGATCGGGTTGTATGGACGGCTCAACCCATTGAAAGAGAGGATAGTGTGACCTTAAAATTAACCTATGTAAGCAGGGATGGAGAAGAAGGTTATCCCGGTAATTTAGAGGTTACAGTACTTTATACGCTTACAAATGATAATAATGTGGAGGTCACGTATGAGGCTACTACCGATAAAACAACGATAGTAAATTTGACCCAACATGCTTATTTCAACTTAACAGGGGATTTTAACAAGGATATTCTAGGTCATGATATTGTAATAAATGCGGATGCATATTTGCCAGTGGATGCCACTTTAATTCCTATGGGTGAAATTAAAAAGGTAGAGGGTACACCATTTGATTTTAGAAAACCAAAAGCAATAGGAAAGGAAATTGGAACTAACAATGAACAGTTGATTTTAGGCAAGGGATACGACCATTGTTGGGTTTTAAATGGGGAAGACGATACCATGCGTCTAGTTGCTTCTGCTTATGATAATGGCAGTGGCCGCATGATGGAAGTATTTTCGGATGAGCCAGGAATTCAATTTTATACAGGAAACTTTTTGGATGGCACCTTACCCGCGCCAAGTGGAGGGACTTTTGCCCATAGAACGGGTTTTTGCCTAGAGACGCAGCATTTTCCAGATACGCCCAATCAAAAAGACTTCCCAACGGTTGTTTTGAACCCAGGTGAAAAATATACATCAAAAACCACATTTGTATTTTCAGTAAAATAG
- a CDS encoding vanadium-dependent haloperoxidase, with the protein MKQYLRLFALFTMVISCNGKREEPIIITSQDLHRSIHKVTEVMIHDIFSPPVASRIFAYPNIAAYEIVALNNSDYKSLVGQVTDLTPIPVPVEDKPINYQMAALIAHMELSKRLIFSEDKIEVHRDSLYANWQEKNLTIFKNSEEYGLAVAKHIGDWLDKDNYKQTRTMPKFTINTDDDSRWQPTPPAYMDGIEPHWSKIRPFVIDSANQFVPAPPPAFSMDKGSDFYREVKEVYDISKEITAKGDSSEEIAIAKFWDCNPYVSVTRGHLMFATKKITPGAHWIGITKIACEKTNSDFDKTVFAYTKTSMAIADAFISCWDEKYRSNLIRPETVINQYIDENWAPVLQTPPFPEYTSGHSVVSGAAATALTSIFGDNFAFDDDTEIPYGLPIRSFTSFNQAADEAAISRMYGGIHYRAAVEVGVGQGRSLGKFIVVKLEMNGNQELVSK; encoded by the coding sequence ATGAAACAGTATTTAAGATTATTCGCATTATTTACAATGGTCATATCATGTAATGGAAAAAGGGAAGAGCCTATAATTATTACTTCCCAGGATCTCCATAGGTCTATCCATAAGGTCACGGAAGTTATGATCCATGATATTTTTTCACCCCCAGTGGCCAGTAGAATTTTTGCTTATCCCAATATAGCGGCATATGAAATTGTGGCCCTTAACAATAGTGATTACAAATCGTTGGTAGGGCAGGTTACAGATTTGACCCCTATTCCTGTTCCAGTGGAGGATAAGCCTATCAATTATCAAATGGCGGCCCTAATTGCGCATATGGAATTAAGTAAGCGTTTAATTTTTTCCGAGGATAAAATTGAGGTACATCGCGATAGTTTATATGCCAATTGGCAGGAAAAAAACTTGACCATCTTTAAGAACTCTGAGGAATATGGTCTGGCCGTGGCAAAACATATAGGGGATTGGTTGGACAAGGACAATTACAAGCAGACTAGGACTATGCCCAAGTTTACCATTAACACGGACGATGATTCGCGTTGGCAACCCACCCCACCGGCTTATATGGACGGTATAGAGCCTCATTGGAGTAAAATAAGGCCGTTTGTTATTGACTCGGCAAATCAATTTGTACCAGCACCACCACCGGCATTTTCTATGGATAAAGGGTCCGACTTTTACAGGGAAGTAAAAGAGGTGTACGATATTAGTAAAGAGATTACTGCCAAAGGGGATAGTTCGGAAGAGATAGCTATTGCAAAATTCTGGGATTGTAACCCCTATGTCTCCGTAACCAGGGGGCATTTAATGTTCGCAACAAAGAAGATTACACCAGGGGCCCATTGGATTGGGATTACCAAAATTGCCTGCGAAAAAACAAACTCGGATTTTGATAAAACCGTATTTGCCTATACCAAAACCTCAATGGCAATAGCCGATGCCTTTATAAGTTGTTGGGACGAAAAATACCGCTCTAATTTAATACGTCCGGAAACTGTAATAAATCAGTATATAGATGAAAACTGGGCACCTGTGCTTCAAACGCCACCATTCCCTGAGTACACCAGCGGACACTCCGTGGTTTCTGGTGCGGCAGCTACGGCCTTGACCAGTATTTTTGGGGATAATTTTGCATTTGATGACGATACCGAAATACCTTATGGTCTACCTATAAGAAGTTTCACCTCTTTTAATCAGGCTGCAGATGAAGCTGCCATTAGTAGAATGTACGGGGGCATACATTATAGGGCAGCAGTGGAAGTTGGGGTGGGACAGGGCAGGAGTTTGGGCAAATTTATTGTGGTTAAACTGGAAATGAACGGGAATCAGGAATTGGTGTCCAAATAG
- a CDS encoding solute:sodium symporter family transporter, with protein sequence MGLISFAAFTLLVAVIAWWSTRKTNEKSSDGYFLGGRSLTGPVIAGSLLLTNLSTEQIVGMNGVSFRDGLPIMAYEVVAAVAMVFTAFVLLPKYLKGGITTIPQFLEKRYGKSTKTIVSMLFLLGYAISMLPTVLYSGALAINSMFDIPEMIGLNPEPALWVTVWSIGIIGSIYAIFGGLKAVAVSDTVNAVGLIIGGSLIPIFGLMKIGDGNVFSGLKILTTALPEKFDIIGGPDSDVPFWTLFTGMIIVNFYYWGTNQAIIQRALGAKNLKEGQIGLLLAAFIKMLGPFIVVLPGIIAFYLFNGDLANADEAYPMVVKAVLPLAFIGFFAAVLFGAILSSFNSALNSSVTLFGLDFYKEYINKDASEKQVVKAGKIFGIILALFSMGIAPLLYGVQGGIFTYLQELNGTHSVPILAIIIVGIFSKRVSGKAANISILFSVVTYLVTLYVIKPNISFLHLMGILFVLTIIIMFVVSQFAPRETDYTQEYTRQVDIKPWKYLKPVGYTILAAVIGIYVYLS encoded by the coding sequence ATGGGATTAATTTCTTTTGCCGCTTTTACATTATTGGTTGCTGTCATAGCTTGGTGGTCTACTAGAAAGACCAATGAAAAGTCTTCAGATGGTTATTTTTTGGGAGGAAGAAGTTTGACTGGTCCGGTTATAGCAGGTTCATTGTTGCTTACCAACCTGTCCACTGAACAAATTGTAGGAATGAACGGGGTGTCCTTTAGAGATGGACTGCCAATTATGGCCTATGAAGTAGTTGCCGCTGTAGCAATGGTCTTTACAGCCTTTGTATTATTGCCTAAATATCTAAAAGGAGGTATTACCACCATTCCTCAATTTTTGGAAAAAAGATATGGTAAATCTACCAAGACCATAGTTTCTATGCTGTTCCTTTTGGGGTATGCCATTTCTATGCTTCCTACTGTTCTATACTCAGGAGCTTTGGCCATTAATTCTATGTTCGATATTCCTGAGATGATTGGATTGAACCCAGAGCCGGCACTTTGGGTAACGGTTTGGTCAATTGGCATAATTGGTAGTATCTATGCTATTTTTGGAGGTCTAAAAGCAGTGGCCGTATCTGATACTGTTAATGCAGTAGGTTTGATTATTGGGGGGTCTCTAATTCCCATTTTTGGTTTGATGAAGATAGGTGATGGCAATGTATTTTCAGGTTTAAAAATATTGACCACAGCACTTCCTGAGAAATTTGATATTATTGGAGGACCAGATTCCGACGTACCATTTTGGACACTTTTTACTGGGATGATTATAGTTAACTTTTACTATTGGGGAACGAATCAAGCGATTATTCAAAGAGCACTTGGTGCTAAAAATTTAAAAGAAGGGCAAATAGGCCTTCTATTGGCGGCATTTATTAAAATGTTGGGCCCCTTTATAGTGGTGCTGCCCGGTATAATAGCGTTTTATCTTTTCAATGGTGATCTGGCCAATGCAGATGAAGCATATCCTATGGTTGTAAAGGCTGTGCTCCCGTTGGCATTTATAGGATTTTTTGCGGCTGTACTTTTTGGAGCCATTTTGAGTTCTTTTAATAGCGCCTTAAATAGTTCGGTGACTTTATTTGGTCTTGATTTTTATAAAGAATATATAAATAAGGACGCCTCAGAGAAACAGGTAGTAAAGGCAGGTAAAATATTTGGTATTATCTTGGCTCTATTTTCGATGGGAATTGCACCGTTGCTTTATGGTGTTCAAGGTGGGATATTTACATACCTGCAAGAATTGAACGGTACACATAGCGTCCCCATTTTGGCAATTATTATTGTTGGGATTTTTTCTAAGCGTGTGTCTGGAAAAGCTGCAAACATCTCTATTTTGTTTAGTGTTGTTACATACTTGGTTACACTGTATGTCATTAAACCCAATATCAGTTTCTTACACCTTATGGGCATATTGTTCGTATTAACTATAATAATCATGTTTGTTGTTAGCCAATTTGCTCCTAGGGAAACAGACTACACCCAAGAATATACGAGGCAGGTTGATATTAAACCTTGGAAATATTTAAAGCCGGTTGGGTATACTATTTTGGCTGCGGTAATTGGGATTTATGTTTATTTATCCTAG
- a CDS encoding ribulokinase gives MKSYVIGLDYGSDSVRAILIDTTTGKELASSVDYYTRWRTNKYCNESINQFRQHPLDHIEGLEVTIKEVVKKGNVSPLEIKGICIDTTGSSPVPVTENGTPLALVEGFKENPNAMMVLWKDHTAINEANEINRLAANWGGVNFTKYEGGIYSSEWFWAKILHIIRIDEAVGNAAYTWMEHCDLMTYLLIEDKDLKTFKRSRCAAGHKAMWHEDWNGLPSEDFLHLLDPYLSQLRGRLYDETYTSDHVAGNLNKEWAKKLGLSTDTIISVGTFDAHAGAVGAKIDQNTLVRVMGTSTCDILVSPKEIIGSRTVRGICGQVDGSVIPGSIGLEAGQSAFGDVLAWFKDVLYWPIDNLVLSSDILTEDQKNKLKEEIDFGFIRVLSDQASQIPISESIPTALDWINGRRTPDANQELKAAMSNLSLGTKAPHIFKALINAICFGSKKIVARFEEEGVRIDSVIGIGGVARKSPFIMQTLANVLNKTIKVAESDQAPALGAAIYAAVAAGIYPTVIEAAKHMGSDFEAEYFPEPHKLADYNLLMDSYSELSEFIESVT, from the coding sequence ATGAAAAGTTATGTGATTGGGCTGGATTATGGTTCGGACTCTGTAAGGGCAATTTTAATTGACACAACAACAGGAAAGGAATTGGCTTCTAGTGTTGATTATTATACGAGATGGAGAACAAATAAATATTGCAATGAATCCATTAACCAATTTCGGCAACATCCTTTAGATCATATTGAAGGTCTTGAAGTTACTATTAAGGAAGTCGTTAAAAAGGGAAATGTAAGCCCATTGGAAATAAAAGGTATTTGTATTGATACAACAGGTTCTTCACCTGTTCCGGTTACTGAAAATGGGACACCTTTAGCCTTGGTTGAAGGTTTTAAAGAGAACCCCAATGCCATGATGGTTCTATGGAAAGATCATACGGCCATTAATGAAGCCAACGAAATTAATAGGTTGGCAGCTAATTGGGGCGGAGTTAATTTTACTAAATATGAAGGTGGTATCTATTCATCGGAATGGTTTTGGGCCAAAATATTACATATCATAAGGATAGATGAAGCTGTTGGGAATGCCGCCTATACCTGGATGGAACACTGTGATTTAATGACCTATTTGTTAATTGAGGATAAGGATTTAAAAACATTTAAACGAAGTCGTTGTGCCGCAGGCCACAAGGCTATGTGGCATGAGGATTGGAATGGGTTGCCTTCTGAAGACTTCCTGCATCTATTAGATCCATATCTTTCCCAACTTAGAGGAAGGCTTTATGATGAAACCTATACATCCGATCATGTTGCAGGTAACTTGAACAAAGAATGGGCAAAAAAGCTGGGCTTATCGACGGATACCATAATTTCCGTTGGCACCTTTGATGCACATGCAGGTGCAGTAGGAGCAAAAATAGATCAAAACACCTTAGTACGTGTTATGGGAACTTCCACCTGTGATATTTTGGTTTCTCCAAAAGAAATTATTGGAAGTAGAACCGTAAGAGGTATATGTGGTCAAGTTGATGGTTCTGTCATTCCTGGATCCATTGGACTGGAAGCTGGACAATCGGCCTTCGGGGATGTATTGGCTTGGTTTAAAGATGTTTTGTATTGGCCAATTGATAATTTGGTGTTGTCCTCCGATATCCTTACCGAAGATCAAAAAAATAAATTAAAAGAGGAAATAGACTTTGGCTTTATCCGTGTATTAAGTGATCAAGCCTCTCAAATTCCCATTTCAGAAAGTATCCCTACCGCTTTGGATTGGATCAACGGACGACGAACACCTGATGCAAATCAGGAGTTGAAAGCGGCCATGTCCAATTTATCCTTGGGAACAAAAGCACCACATATTTTTAAAGCCTTGATAAATGCGATTTGCTTTGGTTCCAAGAAAATTGTGGCTCGTTTTGAGGAAGAAGGTGTAAGAATAGACAGTGTAATAGGCATAGGCGGGGTGGCCAGAAAATCACCTTTTATTATGCAAACCTTGGCAAATGTTTTAAACAAAACTATAAAAGTGGCAGAATCCGATCAGGCACCGGCATTGGGAGCTGCTATTTATGCAGCAGTGGCTGCAGGTATCTATCCAACCGTCATTGAAGCAGCTAAACATATGGGAAGTGATTTTGAAGCAGAATATTTCCCTGAGCCGCATAAACTTGCGGACTATAATCTTTTAATGGATTCTTATTCGGAATTAAGTGAGTTCATCGAATCTGTTACTTAA